ACTTCTGGCATATTTTTTGCAGGTGCAGCACAAGGCCCAAAAGATATCCCTGAATCAGTTTCACAGGCAGGTGCCGCTGCATCAAAAGTTCTTTCTATGTTTTCCTCTGACTTCCTGCAAAAGGAGCCCTTGATATGTGAGATAGATGAGGATGTGTGTAGTGGGTGTGGCGTATGCATTACACTTTGCCCTTATGGTGCATTGGAGGCTGAGATTACAACTAAAGAAGGCAAAGAAGCCAAAAGATCAAAATTAAATGAAGCACTGTGCCAGGGCTGCGGTACATGCTCCTCTGCCTGTCCAAGTGGCGCCGCCACTATGAAAAATGATGATTCTAAAAACATGTTTAAGATGATTGAGGTCATACTGGAGTAGATTTTATGGAAAATTTCGAACCTAAAATTATAGCTTTTCTGTGCAAATGGTGCACTTATGCGGGGGCAGATCTTGCGGGAGTTTCTAGATTAAAGTTTTCCCCTAACGCTGTTCCTATAAAAGTAATGTGCTCAGGAAGAGTCGATCCATCCTTTATTCTTGATGCGTTTGCTAAAGGTGCCGACGGTGTTCTTGTAGGGGGTTGTCATCCAGGCGACTGCCACTATGCTCAGGGTAACTATAAAACACTTAGAAGGGTAAAACTTCTTAAAACATTGTTAGAAGATATGGGATTAGAAGAGGAGAGGTTAAGGTTAGAATGGATTTCAGCCAGTGAAGGGAACAAGTTCAGAGAGGTCGTAAATGACATGGTCATTAAAATAAAAGAGATTGGACCCTCTCCACTGAAAACGGAGGAATCAAAATGAGTAAAGCCAACATAGCATTTTACTGGGCTGCTTCTTGCGGTGGCTGCGAAATTGCTGTTTTAGATATCAATGAAAAAATATTGGATGTAATAGAAAAAGCAAACATCTTGATGTGGCCTGTTGCAATGGATACTAAATATGAGGATGTCAAAAAGATGAAAGACAACTCTATTGATGTATGCTTTTTTAACGGTGCTATCAGGACTAGTGAAAACGAAGAGCTTGCAAAGTTACTTAGAAAAAAATCAAAGATCCTCGTTGCATTTGGCTCATGTGCACATGAGGGGTGCATCCCTGCATTAGCGAACATGTTTAACAAAAAACTGATATTTGACCGAGCCTATAAAGAAACAGAAACAACAGTAAATAAAGATAATATTGCCCCAATGACCTCATTTGAAGTTAAGGAAGGAGAAATTCATATTCCAGAGTTTTATGATACTGTAAAAACTCTTGATCAGGTAGTTGATGTTGATTATTATATCCCCGGATGTCCGCCAACACCGAATATTGTTGAGGATGCTTTTAACAAATTCTTAAATGGTGATTTACCGCCAAAAGGTTCTGTTTTAGCACCTGTTAAAGCTTTGTGTGACGAGTGCCCACGAAAAAAGAAGGACAAGATGATTGAAACAATCTATCGCGTATACGAAAAGGAAGCAGATCCAGAAAAATGTTTCCTTGATCAGGGAATAATTTGTATGGGCCCAGCAACAAGATCTGGTTGTGGTCACCAGTGCATCTATGGGAATATGCCATGTACCGGATGTTTTGGAAAGACTCCGGAAGTAAGCGATCAGGGTGCAAAGATGATATCAGCTTTAGCTTCTGTATTGGCTGTGGAGAATGAGTTAGAACTTGACGAGAAAAAGGTAGATGATCTTATTTCAAAAATAAAGGATCCTGTTGGAACATTTTACAGATACTCACTTGCTTCGTCCTTCATTAAGAGAAAGGTGATTAAATGAAAAGAATAACAATAGACCCCATAACTAGACTTGAAGGCCATGGCAAAATTGAGATTTTCTTAAATGATAGCGGAAATGTCGAGAATGCTTACCTTCAGATACCAGAATTAAGAGGGTTTGAGAAGTTTAGCGAGGGAAGACTTGCAGAGGACATGCCACAGATTACATCAAGGATTTGTGGTGTATGCCCAGTTGCACATCATTTTGCTTCAACTAAGGCGTTAGACAATGCTTTTAACACACAGCCCACAGAAACTGCAAAGAAACTAAGAGAATTAATGTACTGTGGCTATGTCATATATGACCATATCCTGCACTTTTATTTCCTTGGCGGTCCTGACTTTGTCGTTGGACCAGACGCACCAAAAGGCGATAGAAATATTATAGGTGTTATCGGAAAGGTCGGCGTTGAAATAGGTAAAGAAGTGATAAAACATCGGGCATATGGGCAGAAGATAACAAAGATTCTTGGTGGAAAACCCACACACCCCGTATGTGGACTCCCTGGAGGGATTTCAAAGGGATTGAATGAAGAGGAACGAAACGAGATTGAATCGATGGCTGAATCCTGCGTGAAGTTCTCAGAATTTACCTTAAACTTTTTCAAAGATACTGTACTGAAAAATAAGGCGTATCTTGATCTCATCAAAAGCGATGCATACACACTTGAAACTTATAATATGGGGCTTGTCGATAAAAATAACAATCTTAACTTCTACGATGGAATGATACGAATCAAAAGCCCACTTGATAAAGAATTTGCCTCTTTTGATGGAAGCAAGTATGCCGAGTATATCGAAGAGCACGTTGAGCCATGGACCTATATGAAATATCCATACCTAAAGGAGATTGGCTGGAATGGACTTACCGGTGGTGTTGATAGCGGCGTATATCGTGTTGGGCCATTGGGGCGGATAAATGTCATTGATGGATTTACAACTCCACTTGCAAATGAAGCATATAAAGAATTAATTGAAACTCTGGGAAAACCAGTAAACTCAACTCTCGCCTTCCACTGGGCAAGATTGATAGAACTTCTCTATGCGTCTGAAAAGGTCTTGGAACTTAGCAGGGATAAGGATATACTAAAGCAAGATCTAAGGAACAAAGTTGGCATTCCAACAGAAGGAGTAGGCGTTGTTGAAGCTGCAAGAGGAACATTAATCCACCATTATAAACTCACAGAAGATGCAAAAATTGAAAAAGCAAATATGGTAGTTGCCACCACAAATAATGCCGGTGCAATATGCATGTCGGTCAGGGATGCGGCAAAAGGCATGATATCAAAGGGAAAAGTCAATGACGGAATACTTAACAGAGTAGAAATGGCCTTTAGGGCTTATGACCCATGCTTTGCATGTGCCACGCACTGCCTTCCTGGAACATCACCTATTGAAATATCGATATACAATAAGGATAGATCACTTATTAAGAGGATTGGGAGGGATATCTAGTGGTCTTTACCGTTTCTGAGAAGGGATTGGATCTAAGAAAATCTGTTGAAGAGATATCAGGACAGAACGTATTCCAGTGCTATCAGTGCGGTAAATGCTCAGCCACGTGTCCTGTTGTTGACAGCATGGACATGGCACCTAATAAGGTAATTAGATTTGTGCAGATAGGAGACCTTGAAGTTTTAGATCAGAACACCTTCTGGGTATGTGCAGCGTGTTTTACATGCTCTGCAAGATGTCCAAGAAGTGTTGACATAGCAAAGATAATGGAAGCTTTGAGAAATGTTATGTTGAGAAACAAACAGGATTTCATCAATATCTACTCTAAAGATTTCCTAGAGAAGATGATTGAAGAGGTCCCACAGATGGCGATTGTCGCCGCCATAAAGAAGGGGGTATGGTAATGGAATATCCCTATTACCCTGGATGTACATTAAAGACCACGGGGAGAAAAGATGAAGAGTCAGCCTTTGAAGTGGCGAAACTTTTGGGATTTGAACTAAAGGAGTTGCCTACATGGACCTGTTGCGGTGTAGTCTATAATCTTACTTCAGATGTGATGGCCGATCATCTTTCAGCTACAAGAACTCTGATAAGAGCACAGGAGATGGGGAGAGAGCTTAAAACAAATAAGCTTGTGACGTTGTGTTCAATGTGCTACAATGTTCTAAAACAGGTAAACCTGATGTACAAGGATAATCCTGACAAGCTATACAATGTCAATCTTTTCATGGACGCAGAAGAGGATTATCTAGGCAACATTGAGATTATGCACTTTTTAGAAGTTCTCTATAATGATATAGGGCCAGAAAAGATTAAAGAAAAGGTGAAAACTCCCCTAAAAAATCTAAAGGTTGATCCATATTACGGGTGCATGCTTCTCAGACCAAAAACAATCGCATTTGATAATCAAGATAATCCCCATGTGATGGGAGATATACTTTCGGCCCTTGGGGCAAATGTAATTGAAAATCCAATGACAGTTGAGTGCTGTGGCGCTCATCAAATTATAACAAACAAGGAGGCTGTTCTTGACTGTGCTCAAAGAATTGTCAATATTTCCCAGAGTAAGGGAGCTGATTTAATTGTTACACCATGTCCACTATGTCAGTATAATCTTACAACTGCACAGAAAAGTTTGTTTGAGAAAGGAAAGATTAATCACCAGACTCCTGTTATCTACCTCTCAGAATTACTGAGGATTTCTCTCTCCGATAATAATGAGAATTATTTGAAAGATTACAAGTTCATTAAAGATATATTAGAAGAAAGAGGGGGTTTATAGTTGGCTGAAAAAAATCAGATTCCATTAGTTAGTGTTTTTATAATGGGTAAGGAGTATAGGATCCCATCAGGGCTCACCCTGATGAAAGCCATGGAATATGCAGGCTATAGGTATACAAGAGGTGCAGGATGCAGGGCTGGGTTTTGTGGTGCATGTGCAACTATCTACCGATTGAAAGACGACTACAAATTAAAATCTGCTCTGGCGTGCCAGACTACAGTTGATGACGGCATGTATCTTGTCCAGTTACCATTTACACCGGCTAATAAGAAAAAATATGATATGGAAAATCTCAATATTGCACACAATGCTCTTCTAAAGGAATATCCGGAGATAGCGAGATGCATTAGCTGCAACAGTTGCACAAAAGTTTGCCCTCAAGAGCTAAAAGTCATGGATTATGTCCAGGCTTCACTTCGAGGGGATATAGAAAAGGCTGCCGACCTCTCTTTTGATTGTGTTCAGTGCGGGCTCTGTGCTTTTAGATGTCCTGCAGAAATTACTCAGTATCACGTTGGGCAGCTTGCAAGAAGATTGAATGGAAAATTTGTTACTCCAAAAGCACTTCATACAGAAGAAGCTGTGGTGAAATTAAATAGCGGAGTTTCAAAACAAGAAATTTCTAAGTTGAAGGTCTTAAAGCTTGATGAGATAAAAGAGCTTTACAAGAAGAGGTCGATTGAGTAGGTGTTTTGATGAAACTTATTAAAGGTTATCCGGAATCTATGAGAGAGTCTATTGAAAAAGTTGAAAAGACTAGAGAAAAACGACTCAAAGAGAAGTATAATCAGATGTCACTTGAGGAGAGGGATGATGTCCTAAATAAATTTCACCCCGACTATAAACCTGAGGTAAAAAGAACTCTTTCAGCCGGTCCATCAAAAGGCGAGATAGTTCCTTCTGAAGTCGCAGACTTAATTGAGTCATACCCTCTTATCTCTGAAAAAGACATTGATATTTCTAACATTGACTATGATGTCGACCTTCTCATTATCGGAGGTGGAGGGGCAGGAACAATGGCCGGTATCTGGGCCGCATATGAAGGTATAGACCCTGATGATATCCTTATGACAACTAAGCTAAGGCATGGAGATTCCAACTCAATAATGGCCCAAGGTGGCATACAGGCGGCAGACAAAGCTAACGATGCTCCTGAAATTCACTATCTTGATGTTATTGGTGGAGGTCACTTTGCAAATGACCCAGAACTTGTCGAGGCATTAGTTTCCGATGGGCCAGCGATCATAAAATGGTTTGAAGGAAAAGGTGTCATGTTTGACAAGCAAAAAGATGGAACCATGATTACTATCCACGGCGGAGGGACCTCCAGAAAAAGGATGCATTCTGCAAAAGACTACACCGGGATGGAGTTACTGAGGGTGATAAGGGATGAGTTCATTAATCTATCAATACCTGCAGTTGAATTTTCACCTGCAATAGAACTTTTAATGGACGATAAGGGCCAAGTTGCAGGGGCAGTTCTTTTCAACATCGAAACTCACCAGTATTATGTGGTCAGGGCCAAAGCTACAGTTATGGCTACAGGAGGTTTTGGCAGACTCCACATTCAGGGATTCCCAACAACAAATCATTACGGCGCAACTGCAGATGGGCTTGCAATGGCATATAGATGTGGTGCAAGACTTAGAGATATGGATTCGGTACAATACCACCCCACAGGCGCTGCTTTTCCAGAACAGATAGTTGGGCTTCTAATAACTGAAAAAGTCAGGGGGCTTGGTGCACAACCTTTGGATAAAAATGGGGAAATGTTCGTACACCCATTAGAGCCAAGAGACGTAGAAAGTGCCGCTTTCATAAAAGAATGCTACGGAACAGGCGGAGGAGTAGAAACTCCAACTGGGATGCAAGGCGTTTGGCTTGATTCTCCAATGATTGATATGATAAAAGGAGAAGGGGTTACAGAAAGAGAGCTGTCTGCTATGTATAGAATGTTTAAGAGATTTGACATAAACATGGTGGAGGATCCAATCCTAGTATTCCCCACATTGCACTACCAAAACGGCGGGGTCGTCATCGATGCAAACGGTGCAACTGAAATCAAAGGACTTTTTGCTGGAGGCGAAGTGACTGGTGGAGTTCATGGTAAGAACAGGCTTATGGGAAACTCACTTCTTGATTACTCCGTCTTTGGTAAAAGAGCTGGAATTTCTGCAGCAAGATACGCAAAGAAAGCATCAATAGGAAAATTAACTCTATCACACGTTACAAAGTATTCTGAACAATTGAGAAAGGCTGGGGCCCCTGAGAGCAGAAAATCACCTATGATTCTTCCAGAGTACCGGGGAAAAAATGTACTCTCAAGAGCCATAGATATATTCTAAAAAATATTTATTTTTAATAAAAAAAATTTTATTTCCAGACGTTTTTTCTATTGTCTTTAATTCTTTTTGCTTTGTGAGTTTCTCTTGGTAATGTCCCATCTTCATAAATCAAAACTTTTGGGGTTATGCCCAAAACTGCCCTAAGATCGCGTTGTACTTCA
This region of Methanofastidiosum sp. genomic DNA includes:
- a CDS encoding hydrogenase iron-sulfur subunit, whose amino-acid sequence is MENFEPKIIAFLCKWCTYAGADLAGVSRLKFSPNAVPIKVMCSGRVDPSFILDAFAKGADGVLVGGCHPGDCHYAQGNYKTLRRVKLLKTLLEDMGLEEERLRLEWISASEGNKFREVVNDMVIKIKEIGPSPLKTEESK
- a CDS encoding 4Fe-4S dicluster domain-containing protein; protein product: MGKEYRIPSGLTLMKAMEYAGYRYTRGAGCRAGFCGACATIYRLKDDYKLKSALACQTTVDDGMYLVQLPFTPANKKKYDMENLNIAHNALLKEYPEIARCISCNSCTKVCPQELKVMDYVQASLRGDIEKAADLSFDCVQCGLCAFRCPAEITQYHVGQLARRLNGKFVTPKALHTEEAVVKLNSGVSKQEISKLKVLKLDEIKELYKKRSIE
- a CDS encoding oxidoreductase, producing MSKANIAFYWAASCGGCEIAVLDINEKILDVIEKANILMWPVAMDTKYEDVKKMKDNSIDVCFFNGAIRTSENEELAKLLRKKSKILVAFGSCAHEGCIPALANMFNKKLIFDRAYKETETTVNKDNIAPMTSFEVKEGEIHIPEFYDTVKTLDQVVDVDYYIPGCPPTPNIVEDAFNKFLNGDLPPKGSVLAPVKALCDECPRKKKDKMIETIYRVYEKEADPEKCFLDQGIICMGPATRSGCGHQCIYGNMPCTGCFGKTPEVSDQGAKMISALASVLAVENELELDEKKVDDLISKIKDPVGTFYRYSLASSFIKRKVIK
- a CDS encoding FAD-binding protein, translating into MKLIKGYPESMRESIEKVEKTREKRLKEKYNQMSLEERDDVLNKFHPDYKPEVKRTLSAGPSKGEIVPSEVADLIESYPLISEKDIDISNIDYDVDLLIIGGGGAGTMAGIWAAYEGIDPDDILMTTKLRHGDSNSIMAQGGIQAADKANDAPEIHYLDVIGGGHFANDPELVEALVSDGPAIIKWFEGKGVMFDKQKDGTMITIHGGGTSRKRMHSAKDYTGMELLRVIRDEFINLSIPAVEFSPAIELLMDDKGQVAGAVLFNIETHQYYVVRAKATVMATGGFGRLHIQGFPTTNHYGATADGLAMAYRCGARLRDMDSVQYHPTGAAFPEQIVGLLITEKVRGLGAQPLDKNGEMFVHPLEPRDVESAAFIKECYGTGGGVETPTGMQGVWLDSPMIDMIKGEGVTERELSAMYRMFKRFDINMVEDPILVFPTLHYQNGGVVIDANGATEIKGLFAGGEVTGGVHGKNRLMGNSLLDYSVFGKRAGISAARYAKKASIGKLTLSHVTKYSEQLRKAGAPESRKSPMILPEYRGKNVLSRAIDIF
- a CDS encoding 4Fe-4S dicluster domain-containing protein; protein product: MVFTVSEKGLDLRKSVEEISGQNVFQCYQCGKCSATCPVVDSMDMAPNKVIRFVQIGDLEVLDQNTFWVCAACFTCSARCPRSVDIAKIMEALRNVMLRNKQDFINIYSKDFLEKMIEEVPQMAIVAAIKKGVW
- a CDS encoding Ni/Fe hydrogenase subunit alpha, producing the protein MKRITIDPITRLEGHGKIEIFLNDSGNVENAYLQIPELRGFEKFSEGRLAEDMPQITSRICGVCPVAHHFASTKALDNAFNTQPTETAKKLRELMYCGYVIYDHILHFYFLGGPDFVVGPDAPKGDRNIIGVIGKVGVEIGKEVIKHRAYGQKITKILGGKPTHPVCGLPGGISKGLNEEERNEIESMAESCVKFSEFTLNFFKDTVLKNKAYLDLIKSDAYTLETYNMGLVDKNNNLNFYDGMIRIKSPLDKEFASFDGSKYAEYIEEHVEPWTYMKYPYLKEIGWNGLTGGVDSGVYRVGPLGRINVIDGFTTPLANEAYKELIETLGKPVNSTLAFHWARLIELLYASEKVLELSRDKDILKQDLRNKVGIPTEGVGVVEAARGTLIHHYKLTEDAKIEKANMVVATTNNAGAICMSVRDAAKGMISKGKVNDGILNRVEMAFRAYDPCFACATHCLPGTSPIEISIYNKDRSLIKRIGRDI
- a CDS encoding CoB--CoM heterodisulfide reductase iron-sulfur subunit B family protein, which translates into the protein MEYPYYPGCTLKTTGRKDEESAFEVAKLLGFELKELPTWTCCGVVYNLTSDVMADHLSATRTLIRAQEMGRELKTNKLVTLCSMCYNVLKQVNLMYKDNPDKLYNVNLFMDAEEDYLGNIEIMHFLEVLYNDIGPEKIKEKVKTPLKNLKVDPYYGCMLLRPKTIAFDNQDNPHVMGDILSALGANVIENPMTVECCGAHQIITNKEAVLDCAQRIVNISQSKGADLIVTPCPLCQYNLTTAQKSLFEKGKINHQTPVIYLSELLRISLSDNNENYLKDYKFIKDILEERGGL